The following are from one region of the Prevotella communis genome:
- a CDS encoding cation diffusion facilitator family transporter, whose amino-acid sequence MDRSSQIIRTSWIGIIANVLLAGFKAAVGILASSVAIVMDAVNNLSDALSSVITIVGTKLSQRPADRKHPFGFGRIEYFSAIIIAVIVLSAGITSLIESVKKIFDPTEPEYTTTTLVVIVVAIVVKLILGQYVKKKGEQLKSDALIASGSDALFDAVITLATLVSAGVMLLWGVSLDGILGALISVVIIKAGFEMLASPVNELLGTSISAEYAQQIQKEVSDFEGVHGVFDLILHNYGPDVKIGSLHINVYDTMSAHDIHGLTRRISTQMYERHGIIMTVGVYAVATGENRRAELQSQVMQALAAHKEIVQVHGFYYSEKNKYLSVDIVPDISVHDEAAFVSQLTTELQPLVPDTKVVVVVDHNYAEILCTADQETKTKS is encoded by the coding sequence ATGGACAGAAGTTCTCAAATTATCCGTACCAGTTGGATAGGCATTATAGCCAACGTATTGTTGGCAGGCTTCAAGGCCGCAGTAGGTATCCTGGCCAGCAGTGTGGCCATCGTGATGGATGCCGTCAACAACCTGAGTGATGCGCTGTCGAGCGTCATCACCATCGTGGGTACCAAACTCTCCCAGCGTCCTGCCGACAGGAAGCATCCCTTCGGTTTCGGTCGCATCGAGTATTTCAGTGCCATCATCATCGCCGTCATCGTGCTGTCAGCCGGTATCACCTCGCTCATCGAGTCGGTGAAGAAAATCTTCGACCCCACGGAACCGGAATACACCACGACGACACTGGTGGTTATCGTGGTGGCTATTGTGGTGAAGCTTATCCTGGGCCAGTATGTGAAGAAGAAGGGCGAACAACTGAAGAGCGACGCGCTGATAGCCTCTGGCTCGGATGCGCTGTTTGATGCCGTCATCACGCTGGCCACGCTCGTATCGGCGGGAGTCATGCTGCTGTGGGGGGTGTCGCTCGACGGTATCCTTGGCGCCCTGATATCGGTTGTGATTATCAAGGCCGGTTTCGAGATGCTGGCCTCGCCTGTCAACGAACTGCTGGGTACGAGTATCTCGGCCGAGTACGCCCAACAGATCCAGAAGGAGGTATCCGACTTCGAGGGCGTGCATGGTGTCTTCGACCTGATACTGCACAACTACGGTCCGGACGTGAAGATTGGTTCGCTGCATATCAACGTGTATGATACGATGTCGGCCCACGACATTCACGGACTGACGCGCCGCATCTCTACGCAGATGTACGAGCGTCACGGCATCATCATGACCGTCGGCGTCTATGCCGTGGCTACAGGCGAGAACCGCCGTGCGGAACTGCAGTCGCAGGTGATGCAGGCCCTCGCTGCCCACAAGGAGATTGTTCAGGTGCACGGCTTCTACTATTCAGAGAAGAACAAATACCTCTCCGTCGACATCGTGCCTGATATCTCCGTCCACGACGAGGCCGCTTTTGTCAGTCAGCTGACCACAGAGCTACAGCCGCTAGTGCCCGATACAAAGGTGGTTGTGGTGGTGGATCACAATTACGCAGAAATACTATGTACCGCTGATCAGGAAACAAAAACAAAATCATAA
- a CDS encoding DUF554 domain-containing protein, producing the protein MIGTIVNATTIIAGTIIGSLLHRGVKEKYKEVLYTGLGLASLAIGLNATISHFSQSQYPVLFIISLAIGGVIGTALDIDGRFKRLVDKLQRGKKQDGNRLAEGLSTAILLYCIGPLSMLGPVISALKGDHTFLFTNATLDFVSSMVFASTYGIGMVLAAPVLFCWQGMFWLVAHISSTAISDALMAELLIVGGLLITGSGLSLLNLKDCKTLNLLPALLVPVIWFLIRAMV; encoded by the coding sequence ATGATCGGAACAATAGTCAACGCAACCACCATCATCGCAGGCACCATCATCGGCAGTCTGCTGCATCGTGGTGTGAAGGAGAAATACAAAGAGGTCTTATACACCGGCTTGGGACTGGCATCGCTGGCCATCGGTCTGAATGCCACCATCAGCCACTTCTCTCAGTCGCAGTATCCGGTGCTGTTCATCATCTCGCTGGCCATAGGCGGCGTCATCGGCACGGCACTCGACATAGACGGAAGGTTCAAACGGCTCGTTGACAAGTTGCAGCGCGGAAAGAAACAAGACGGCAACCGACTCGCCGAGGGACTCTCGACAGCTATCCTACTCTACTGCATCGGACCGCTGTCGATGCTCGGCCCTGTCATCTCGGCCCTGAAGGGCGACCACACCTTCCTTTTCACCAACGCCACGCTCGACTTCGTATCGTCGATGGTGTTTGCCTCTACCTACGGCATCGGCATGGTCCTGGCAGCACCCGTACTGTTCTGCTGGCAGGGCATGTTCTGGCTCGTGGCCCATATCAGCAGTACCGCCATCAGCGATGCGCTCATGGCAGAGTTACTGATTGTGGGCGGACTGCTTATCACGGGCAGCGGTCTCTCGCTGTTGAACCTGAAGGACTGCAAGACGCTGAATCTCCTGCCCGCCCTCCTGGTGCCCGTCATCTGGTTCCTGATACGTGCCATGGTATGA
- a CDS encoding putative 2-dehydropantoate 2-reductase — protein MKYGIIGTGAIGGYYGAKLAHAGQEVHFLLHRDYEYVRQHGLQVDSCDGSFHLDNVNVYQRAEDMPQCDVVLVGLKSVNNDKLQSLLPPLLHAHTLVVLIQNGIGVEEDVQQMFPDVQLAAGLAFICSAKTEPGLVSHQCYGSINLANYSCKGEALMQTVVDEFRQAGIETGLVEYHEARWKKAVWNMPFNGMTVALHTQTDQLLKNQSTRQLIREQMMEVVSAAQHLGVKNLDESFVDKMIETTDAMTPYSPSMRLDYDFHRPMEIYYLYTRPLEIAREAGCPMPKLEMLEAELRFLEADLIPWHVSGTR, from the coding sequence ATGAAATACGGAATCATCGGCACAGGTGCCATTGGTGGATATTATGGAGCAAAACTGGCTCATGCAGGACAGGAAGTTCATTTCTTGCTGCACCGCGACTATGAGTATGTCAGACAGCACGGCCTGCAGGTTGACTCCTGCGACGGCTCGTTTCATTTGGATAATGTTAATGTTTATCAACGTGCGGAAGATATGCCGCAATGCGACGTGGTGCTCGTGGGCCTGAAGTCAGTCAACAACGACAAACTGCAGTCGTTGCTCCCACCACTGCTCCATGCCCATACGCTGGTGGTGCTCATCCAGAATGGCATTGGCGTAGAGGAAGATGTGCAGCAGATGTTTCCCGATGTGCAACTGGCTGCCGGACTGGCCTTTATCTGTTCTGCCAAGACAGAGCCAGGACTTGTCAGTCACCAGTGTTATGGCAGCATCAACCTGGCCAACTATTCATGCAAGGGCGAAGCGTTGATGCAGACCGTGGTCGATGAGTTCCGTCAGGCCGGCATAGAGACAGGACTGGTGGAGTATCATGAGGCACGATGGAAAAAGGCCGTGTGGAACATGCCGTTCAATGGTATGACCGTAGCGCTGCACACGCAGACCGACCAACTGCTGAAGAACCAATCGACCCGTCAGCTGATTCGCGAGCAGATGATGGAAGTAGTCAGTGCAGCCCAGCATCTGGGTGTAAAGAATCTGGACGAATCGTTTGTGGATAAGATGATTGAGACCACCGATGCGATGACACCCTATTCGCCGTCCATGCGACTGGATTACGACTTCCACCGTCCCATGGAGATATACTATCTATACACCCGTCCCCTGGAAATTGCCCGTGAGGCCGGCTGTCCGATGCCAAAGCTGGAGATGCTGGAGGCAGAGTTGCGGTTCCTGGAGGCTGATCTCATACCATGGCACGTATCAGGAACCAGATGA
- a CDS encoding DNA methylase translates to MIDDIGVNQNRTYIAIDLKSFYASVECVDRGLDPLTTNLVVADVSRTEKTICLAVSPSLKAYGIGGRARLFEVVQKVREVNNERRRAAGWRMTGKSFNDLELQAHPDLELDYIAAPPRMAHYIEVSTKVYQTYLKYIAPEDIHVYSIDEVFMDVTAYLGTYKMTAHELAMKIIRDVLATTGITATAGIGTNMYLAKVAMDIVAKKMPADKDGVRIAELDEMAYRHELWDYRPLTKFWRVGRGTVEKLVVYGIDTMGKLARMSIQNEGLLYRLFGVNAELLIDHAWGWEPCTIDAVKAYRPETNSFSSGQVLQEPYTFKKARVVIREMAEGMALDLVSKRLVTDQLVLTVGYDAECLTRPEIREKYHGEITTNYYGKAVPKHAHGTFNFESPTSSSRLIMDGATELFDRFVNPDLLIRRLNLTTNHVVSEEAASAQDKTPQQLDLFTDYEALEKQHQEEQAKLEKERRMQEAQLKIKKRFGKNAILRGLNFEEGATAKDRNKQIGGHKA, encoded by the coding sequence ATGATTGATGACATCGGCGTGAACCAAAATCGGACATATATTGCCATCGACCTGAAGTCGTTCTACGCTTCAGTGGAGTGTGTGGACAGGGGACTTGACCCACTGACCACCAACCTCGTCGTGGCTGATGTGTCGAGGACGGAGAAAACCATCTGTCTGGCTGTTTCCCCTTCACTGAAAGCATACGGCATAGGTGGACGTGCGCGCCTGTTTGAGGTGGTTCAGAAAGTGCGCGAGGTCAACAACGAGCGCAGGAGGGCTGCCGGATGGAGAATGACCGGCAAGTCATTCAACGACCTGGAGCTTCAGGCTCATCCTGACCTCGAACTCGACTATATCGCTGCCCCACCCCGCATGGCACACTACATAGAGGTGAGTACCAAGGTCTATCAGACTTACCTGAAATATATTGCTCCTGAAGATATACATGTCTATAGTATCGATGAGGTGTTCATGGATGTGACGGCCTATCTGGGTACTTATAAGATGACTGCTCACGAGTTGGCGATGAAGATTATCCGCGACGTACTGGCTACAACAGGTATCACGGCAACAGCTGGCATCGGCACAAACATGTATCTGGCTAAGGTGGCTATGGACATTGTTGCCAAGAAGATGCCAGCCGACAAAGACGGTGTGCGTATTGCTGAATTGGACGAAATGGCGTATCGGCATGAACTATGGGATTATCGCCCTCTGACCAAGTTCTGGCGTGTGGGACGGGGGACTGTCGAGAAACTGGTTGTCTACGGTATTGACACGATGGGGAAGTTGGCGCGAATGTCAATTCAGAACGAAGGACTGCTATACCGTCTCTTTGGCGTGAATGCAGAGCTACTGATAGATCATGCATGGGGCTGGGAACCATGTACCATAGATGCTGTGAAAGCCTACAGGCCAGAGACAAACTCATTCAGCAGCGGACAGGTTTTGCAGGAGCCTTATACTTTCAAGAAAGCCCGTGTGGTGATACGTGAAATGGCTGAGGGAATGGCACTCGACCTTGTATCGAAACGTCTGGTGACTGACCAGTTGGTGCTGACCGTAGGGTATGATGCCGAATGTCTGACACGTCCTGAGATCCGCGAAAAATATCATGGTGAGATTACCACCAACTATTATGGAAAGGCTGTTCCCAAGCATGCTCACGGCACGTTCAACTTCGAGAGCCCTACGTCATCATCACGGCTCATCATGGATGGGGCAACTGAATTGTTTGACCGCTTCGTGAATCCTGATTTACTAATCCGCAGACTGAACCTGACAACAAACCATGTGGTATCTGAGGAAGCTGCATCGGCACAGGATAAAACGCCCCAGCAACTGGATCTCTTCACCGATTACGAAGCGTTAGAGAAACAGCACCAGGAAGAGCAGGCTAAACTGGAAAAGGAACGGAGGATGCAAGAGGCACAGTTGAAAATCAAGAAGCGTTTCGGTAAAAACGCTATTCTCAGGGGCTTGAACTTTGAGGAGGGCGCCACGGCCAAGGATCGCAACAAGCAAATAGGAGGACATAAGGCTTAG
- the hemG gene encoding protoporphyrinogen oxidase, with amino-acid sequence MIQKCDIVVIGAGLTGLSTAFNLKKKGRDVLVLEKQNRIGGQIRTYTEDGFTFESGPNTGVVSFPEVAELFQNLDGSCQLEIARESSKRRLIWKGNKFHALPAGPVAAITTPLFTLKDKFRILGEPWRKKGNDPNESVGSLAQRRLGRSFFEYAVDPFVSGVYAGDPMKLTTRYALPKLYNLETNYGSFVRGAVAKRKEPKTDRDRLATRKVFSARGGLQQIVEALAQNVNIVTNAQDIRVRPDGAHVWRVSYNDGAEEIRCNHVITTVGAYALPDMLPFVPSSMMEHISNLYYAPVIQVSVGIRDARGLNKPAFGGLVPSKEKQQLLGILFPSECFVQRAPDGGALYSYFIGGARHPEYLQKSDDEIRQIVIEAFHSMLKYPADIKPDMIRIFRHEHAIPQYGADSGARFEAIRCIEQDYPGLILAGNMRDGIGMGNRIYQAAKIAEKF; translated from the coding sequence ATGATTCAAAAATGTGATATCGTTGTGATTGGAGCTGGACTCACCGGTCTTTCAACAGCTTTTAATCTGAAGAAGAAAGGACGTGATGTCCTGGTGCTGGAAAAGCAGAACCGTATTGGCGGACAGATACGTACCTATACAGAAGACGGATTTACCTTCGAGAGCGGTCCTAATACCGGTGTCGTCTCTTTCCCTGAAGTGGCCGAACTGTTTCAGAACCTCGACGGTAGCTGCCAATTAGAGATAGCCCGCGAGTCGTCCAAACGTCGTCTGATATGGAAAGGCAACAAGTTTCATGCCCTGCCAGCCGGTCCTGTGGCTGCCATCACCACCCCCTTGTTCACCCTAAAGGATAAGTTCCGTATCCTCGGCGAACCCTGGCGTAAAAAAGGAAACGATCCCAATGAGTCGGTGGGCTCGTTGGCCCAGCGCCGCCTGGGACGCTCGTTCTTTGAATATGCCGTCGATCCCTTCGTATCCGGTGTCTATGCCGGCGACCCTATGAAGCTCACCACCCGTTATGCCCTGCCAAAGCTCTATAACCTAGAGACCAACTATGGCAGTTTTGTGCGTGGTGCTGTTGCCAAGCGTAAGGAACCAAAGACCGATCGCGACCGACTGGCCACGCGAAAAGTTTTCTCAGCCCGTGGCGGTCTGCAACAGATTGTAGAGGCGTTGGCACAGAACGTCAACATTGTGACCAATGCCCAGGATATCAGGGTACGTCCCGATGGAGCGCATGTCTGGCGCGTGTCTTACAATGACGGGGCAGAGGAGATACGCTGCAACCATGTTATCACCACCGTAGGAGCCTATGCATTGCCCGATATGCTGCCCTTTGTGCCAAGCAGTATGATGGAGCATATCAGTAATCTGTACTACGCTCCCGTTATCCAGGTGAGCGTCGGTATCCGTGATGCCCGTGGGCTCAATAAGCCCGCCTTTGGCGGTTTGGTGCCCAGTAAGGAAAAGCAGCAGCTGCTGGGTATCCTCTTCCCCTCGGAGTGCTTCGTGCAGCGTGCCCCCGATGGTGGAGCGTTGTATTCCTATTTCATAGGTGGTGCCCGTCATCCGGAGTATCTTCAGAAGAGTGATGACGAGATACGGCAGATTGTTATCGAGGCATTCCATTCCATGTTGAAATATCCTGCAGATATAAAGCCCGATATGATCCGTATCTTCCGTCATGAGCATGCTATTCCTCAGTATGGAGCGGATAGTGGTGCCCGTTTTGAAGCAATCCGCTGTATTGAGCAGGATTATCCTGGCCTGATTCTTGCAGGTAACATGCGTGATGGCATAGGTATGGGCAACCGAATTTATCAGGCAGCAAAGATTGCCGAGAAATTTTAG